A section of the Candidatus Dormiibacterota bacterium genome encodes:
- a CDS encoding response regulator transcription factor, translating to MPIRVLIVDDQALVRAGFRMILEAQPDLEVVGEAGDGSAAIDAVRTLQPDVVLMDVRMPGVDGIEATRRLTEAGVPGRIVILTTYDLDEYVFDALAAGASGFLLKHVPPEELVRGVRVAASGEALLAPSITKRLIEEFAKQRAPVRASGTDLKSLTDREREVLTLLGRGLSNPEIAKDLKVGEATVKTHVAHVLDKLELRDRVQAVIFAYEIGLIKPGAA from the coding sequence ATGCCGATACGCGTGTTGATCGTCGACGACCAGGCGCTCGTCCGAGCCGGGTTTCGCATGATCCTGGAAGCCCAGCCTGACCTCGAAGTCGTCGGTGAGGCCGGAGACGGATCCGCGGCGATCGACGCGGTCCGCACGCTCCAGCCGGATGTCGTCCTGATGGACGTTCGGATGCCGGGCGTCGATGGCATCGAGGCTACCCGGCGACTGACCGAGGCCGGTGTGCCAGGCAGGATCGTGATCCTGACCACTTACGACCTGGACGAATACGTCTTCGACGCGCTGGCCGCCGGCGCCAGCGGCTTCCTGCTCAAGCACGTCCCGCCGGAAGAGCTGGTCCGCGGCGTGCGGGTGGCGGCGAGTGGCGAGGCGCTGCTCGCGCCATCGATCACCAAGCGGCTCATCGAGGAGTTTGCGAAGCAACGCGCGCCCGTCCGTGCCAGCGGCACCGACTTGAAGAGCCTGACCGATCGAGAGCGCGAGGTGCTGACACTCCTGGGCCGCGGGCTCTCCAACCCGGAGATCGCTAAAGACCTGAAGGTCGGAGAGGCCACGGTCAAGACGCACGTCGCCCATGTGCTCGACAAGCTGGAACTGCGCGACCGCGTCCAGGCCGTGATCTTCGCCTACGAGATCGGCCTGATCAAACCCGGCGCCGCCTAA